CTGATTCGATATCGATCTTTTCCCACACACCCCCTGCATTTTCACTTTTTAGAATGGCTCCATCCGATGTGGTTGCAAACAAAATATTATCGGTTAGCGCGGTAACATCAGTTATATAAAAACCAGTATCTGAATATGCCTCCGTCCAGGTGGTACCACCATCTTCAGACTTCAGTACCAGGGCTTTTTCTGCACTGACTGAGGCTGCCCCTCCCGCCAGAAACCCATTTTGTTCATCAATAAAATGGATCGAGAAAAAAGAAAGGTCCGTACCTGTAGTAAGTTTTGTAAAGGTTAGCTCTGCTGCATTATCGTTGTTGTCATCATCGTCATCATTGTTATCCCCATCTCCCTGATCAACCTGACCGTCTGCAGGTTTCACTCCGTCATCATCTGATGAACAGGCGGTAAAACATAAACATAAAATTAAAGCAAAAAACAGGTGCTTTCTAAGCGTCATAGTAGTGTAAATTTGTCTCCTTAAATAAATATTAATTTAACTAAGACGCTAAATTATGTAAGTAATTACTGAAATATATTAGTTATTTAATATTTATTTTATACGTTTAAACATCTTATAATCCGCCATTAAGAATAGATTGATGATAATTCTGCTTGAAGCCGGGGAATCAGATGGAATAAGTTTTTAAACTGTATAATCTTATCATTATGTCAGTCAGCCATTGCTGGCCGGCCCTTACACAAAAAAAGACGGGAATAATCCCGCCTTTTCCTTTCTGTTCATTAATCAACTAATTATACTTACTCCACATCCCACCAAACTCTGGTATCCAGGTTATCAGCCCCCTGCCTGGCAACTGCGGCTTCATAATTGGCCTGGTTATTTTGTGACTCTGAGGCCGGATAAGCCTGACGCTTCGGAATCTGGCCTGAGTTATTTGCGGCAGCGGGAGCCGGTAACAACTCGGGGTATCCTAAACGCCTCCACTCAGCCCAGCCTTCATAACCTTGCATATATAAAGCCAGCCACTTTTGCTCACCTATTAGCTGAATAGCTTTGGCTTCATCAAAATCAACTTCTGCCTGTTGAATATAGCTGTCGTACTCATCCTGGTCAAAAACATTCCATTGCTCCATGCTGGCTTTTATCGCTGCATTATAAAAGCTCTCTGCAGTGCCACCGGCATTCCATCCGTATGAAGCACCTTCGGCTAGCCCGAAAAGCACCTGGGCATACGTAAGCAGTGGCACACTTGAATCTTTGGCTTTAACATATACTGAGTGAGGCAGGGACACCTCATCGAAGCCGTAACCACCGGCCTCAGCATTTCCAAGGCCGTAAGGCATACCTGCATAGACATCTCCGGCGCTGGCCGCAATGGGATCGGCATATGCGGTAACTCGCGGGTCGCCAAGGGCTAATAGTTTGTCCACTATCGTTTTACTGACAGCATTATCAGTACGTGTCAGAAAGTCATTATACCTGGGGTTATCAAAAACACCATTGCCCAGGTAGTGATATATGGCATTATCATCATTAGTGGCCAACACTCCGTCAGCAACTGCAGATTCAAACTCTGCTTTTGCAGCAGCAGGATCAACATCAGATATCCTTAGTGCCATTTTTAATCGCAGGGAGTTTGCAAACTTTTTCCACATATCCAGGTCACCGTTATACAGAATGTCTCCTTTAGGTGCCGCTCCTGCATCAAATTCCTCCACGGCGTTGTCAAGCTCATCGAATAAAGCAGCATAAATGGCCGACTGCTTATCATAAGACGGAGTAAGGTTTTCAAGTGCCATAAGCGCTTCTGTATAGGGTATATCTCCCCACCGATCGGTAGCATGGAGAAAAAAGTAGGCCTTGAGTATCCTCGCCACAGCTATCTGGTTAGCGTTAGATCCACTCTCCGATGCCATTTCCATGGTTTCCGGGTCACTATTCATGTCAATCACTTTTTGCAAATCATTGAGCGGCCCGCTATAGATGGCAGTAAAATCAAATTGCGTTGTACTATACCGTGAGTCTTCGGTATAACGGGTAGCTGACCAGTACTGCGAATAGTATAATCCGGTTACGCCACTTTCATAAGCAGGCATAAAATGAATAGCATTGGTCAGGAAGCCTGATACAGGCACGCTTGTTGGGTTATTCGGGTCAACATTTGTATTCCCAAAGTCACCACATGCGGTTAGTATCAGAATAAGGGGTATTATATATTTCTTCATTTCTGTAATTTTTAATTTTTAATGAATCTACAGGCTGTTTTCTTATAGGCTTAATCTCAGATTAAAACCGTAGGTTCTGAAGCCCGGCAAACCTCCACCCTCATGAAAAGATACTCCGGATGCATCAGGAGTAATCTCCGACGGGTCTATTCCATCAATATTGGAATGGATCAACCAGGCATTTCTGACTGTTAGTGCCATATTTATCCTGGTGAAAGGTAATCCTTCCAACACTTTTGCAGGCAGACTGTAACCGAGCCTAACTTCTCGAAGCTTGATATAGCTTGCGTCATAGATCCAATTTCCAGTAGCACCTACCATATTCCATGTATGCTGTGCCCCGGAGGCATAACCACTTACCGGGGTACCATCTTCAAGCACTCCGGAAACCTCAAACCCACCACCTTCACTGATGCGATCGCGTACTGAAACACCATTGTTGTTCATCACGGCAGTTTCTGCCAGCTGACCTGCTCCGAAGCCATACATTTTTGTAACAGAGTGGAAATTGCCCCCTTTTTGAAAATCAAAATTCAGGGAAAGATCAAAGCCTTTGTAAGAAAAAGTATTAACTGCACCACCAGTAAAGTCCGGAAGCACATTACCGATGACCTGGTTGTCTTCTGTCAAATACTCCAGGTTATCTTCATCACCAGAGTGATACCAGCTGCCTGCCGGCCGCACTACGCGCTGTCCGTCGAACATTTTAAAACTGGTGCCTTTAATTACGCCCCACTCCTCGCCTTTTTCCAAAACCACACTGGCACCACGCCGCTCAAGAATAGCGTAGGCTGTAATGTCTCCATAGATATCTTCTACAACCGATCTGTTTCTTGCAAGGTTGAAAGCAATATCCCATGTAAAGTCCTTGGACTGTATGGGTGTGCCATAAAGTGCAAGTTCTATACCTTTACTCACGATTTTACCACCGTTAGTTGTAAGCCTCTCATAGCCCGATGTACCGGAAACATTGATCCGTACAATATCATCTTCATTAATCTGGTTATAATAATTGACATCCAGACCCAACCTGTTGTTGAAGAATTTAAGTTCGGCACCCACTTCAATAGCTTCTGTAAGCGAAGGCTTTATTGCAGGATCTACAAAATCGTTTCTTACAACGAACGAAGTAGATGAACCATAGGCTCCGCCCGGCAAAAAGGTTTGGTTAATCTCATAGGCATTCAGATCATTACCAACCTGCGCGAAACTACTTCGGACTTTACCAAAGGACAGGAATTTTGAGTCGATCAACTCAGAGAATACAAAGCTAACACCCGCTGAAGGGTAGAAATAGGAATTATCATCTTCAGGCAGGGCAGAAGACCAGTCATTTCTTGCTGTCAGATCAAGGTACAACAGGTCATTGTAACCCAAACTGGCTGATGCATATAAGCTACGGATCTCTTTGGTTATCTCCCAGTTGTCTACAAACGGCCGGTCAATGGAGGCTTCAAGGTTATACCAGTTAGGGGCCGATAAACCTCCTACCGTATTACCCACTATACCAAGGCTTCTTTGTTTCAGGATATTACCCCCTGCAAAACCGGAAACGGAGATTTTATCAAATGACTTGTTGAAGTTCAGCAGCAATTCATAGTTGTTTTCTATACCTTTTCTTGAGCTCTCATAGTAGAAGTCCTGGGCTTTAGCTTCGGTTGGTATCCTGTTGTTGATCCGCTGATCATAAAAATCTGTTTTGGCTACACCTTTGATAGAAAATACATCGTTAAGCTTGTAGTTCAGCGTTGCCCCGCCTATTACCCTGTCACGTTCATCATAAGGAGAAGCATTTTCAAGCATAAAGTAGATGTTATCCCAGAAGTTTGGCGCCAGGTTACTGGTACTGGTGATATTCCATGTTTTAATACTACCATCAGGAGCTTTGTAGTTCCTCAGGCGATCATAATCAAGTTGTCGCTGAGTCCACATGTTAAGGTTGGGACCCACATTGATCAGTGTCCAACCGCTGAAACTACCAGTGTATCCAAAACCTGGCCTGCCCTGATAACTATTATTGGCATAGCTTACAGTAGCCTCAACGCTTAACCTATCCGTCAATTGTGAATTTAAATTTAGCGAAGCATTGTTTTTCTTTCCTTCACTGAAGGGCACTGTACCATTGATATCGGTAAAACCATATGACAACCTGAAATTGGCCTTATCATTACCACCGGTGATGGCAATGTTGTGTGATTGTGTAACACCGGTTTCAAAGAAGTTCTTTACATTATCCGGGTTCGGTACCAGCGGCCTTGTCTTCCCATATTCTGGTGTACCGGGGTACCAGCTATCCCAGTGACGCACCAGCCTCCCATCCATTTCGGGCCCCCAGCTCTCATCTGCATTATAATCAATTACATCCTGACCATCTACTTGCGACAGCTCTTGCGAATACCCCCCTGCATACTTATTTTGATACTCGGGAAGTATAGCCACTTTATCAAAAGCCACCTGACCATTGTATTCTATACCTACACCTTTTCTGCCAGTACCTTTTTTTGTGGTAATGAGTATAACTCCATTCTTACCGCGGATACCATAAAGAGCGGATGCAGCCGGGCCCTTAAGTACTGATATAGATTCAATATCATTAGGGTTTATATCCTGTGCCAGATTCCCATAGTCCCGCCCATTGTAGGTATTGGAAAAATTAGCATTGGAAATAGGAATACCATCGACAACATACAACGGCTGGGAATTACCTGAAATACTGTTTGCTCCACGGATACGGACATTAACGGTACCCCCAAGGCTAGCCGCAGAGGGGTTGGTTATCTGTACACCTGCTACTTTTCCGGATAGGGCTCCCATAAAGTTTTGCTCCCCGGTTTTGGTCACATTATCCCCATCAACTTCCTGAACCGCATAAGCAAGAGATGCTTTTTCCCGCTCAACACCGAGGGCCGTCACTACCACTTCTGACAATTCGGTGATATCGCTGGTAAGTTCTATGTCTACTACCGACCGGCCCGCCACGCTGACCTCCCGGGTTTCATAGCCAATAAAGGAAAATAACAAAGTGGCATCAGAGGGAACTTCTATGGAGTAGTTCCCCCCTGCATCTGTTATAGTACCGCTTGTGGTACCTTTTATTAATACGGAAACTCCTGGTAACGACGATGCATCGCTATCAGATGTAACCTTGCCTTTTACAACTATATTCTGAGAAAAGGCCATATTACCTGACACAAATATTAGAGTCAGAATCAGTAATATTCTCTTCATAACAAAGATTGGGTTTAAAATTAAACATTGAATAAGCGGGGACACCCAACCTACAGGCATAGGTATCCCCCTCTGGCACCCTGGCGCGCCTCGATTTTGAATGACAGGCCTAAAAAACAGACCTTAAAGTAGAAACTAATTAACTGGCTTTAATCGCTAGGGTGGTGCGAGAACTGATGTTGTTTTAAATATCATAACATTAATCGGTTGTGGTTAAACTTGGAATTACAATTTACAACCAAATATTACATGATATTGATACAGCATTAACCTATTCAAATATAGTATTAACTATATGTTATCAATTAAATAATAAATACGCATATACCATCCCGCAGCTTGGGGGATGTCCGGCACCAAAAAACCTGATTTTCTACAAATTGTGGTTGATTCTTCTGAAAACTGTAGGTGTGAATCCTGTTATTTTCTTGAATTTCCTGTTGAAGTTAGAAAGGTTGTTAAAGCCTGACAGGTGGCAAACGCCGGTTATACTGAGATCTTCTTTTTGCAATAATTTGCACGCATAACTTACACGCATTTCCGTAAGAAATTCGATATATGTTTTCCTTGTTCTTTTTTTGAAATAACGGCAAAAAGAAGGAACCGTCATGTTGGACACGTCAGCCACCTCTTCAAGGGTAATTTCACGATGAAATTCATTCATAGTGAACTGATAAATATCGTTGAGACGTTTGGCTTGTGATTCGGTATAATCATGTGTGATGTCGGAAGTTAGCGTAATACTATCCTCGGCATTAGCCAATATCTCCAATATAGAGAGCATTTCTATAACCTTGCTCAGGTTATTTAAGGTCTGCAGTTTGGTGATTTTCGGTATAAGTACCTCGGCTGTTTTAGGATGTAGCCTGAGGGACTGCCTTTTACTCAGAAATTGCCCTACAATCTGAGTTTCAGGAAGTTTAAAAAATTTCTCTCCGAAAAGTGTCTCTTCAAAAAATATGGAGATTCCAAAAGCTCTCAGGCCTTCAGCCTCCGCATAGTATTTTTTATCATTCTTAAACACATGGGGAACATTACTATTAATCAGGAATACGTCGCCAGCCTTAAAGTTTCCCACATAATCACCTATCAAAACGGTACCGTCGCTCTCCAGAATTGTAGTAAGCTGGAGTTCAGGATGTTTATGCAGTATATCATAGAAATACGGCTGATCATCTACCTGTATAAGGAATGATGAATTTATGGTTTTCGACACTTTAAACGGTAGTACTTTCACCTCATCTCTGCATTTTCCGATAGTAATAATATTATATATTCTACGTTTTGACAAGATACATGAAAATAATAGACAATATTGTATTACTATAGGGTAATTTTTTTCAAACGCTTTACACTTCAATCAGCCTCACCGATCTGATATGC
This region of Fulvivirga ulvae genomic DNA includes:
- a CDS encoding SusD/RagB family nutrient-binding outer membrane lipoprotein, which gives rise to MKKYIIPLILILTACGDFGNTNVDPNNPTSVPVSGFLTNAIHFMPAYESGVTGLYYSQYWSATRYTEDSRYSTTQFDFTAIYSGPLNDLQKVIDMNSDPETMEMASESGSNANQIAVARILKAYFFLHATDRWGDIPYTEALMALENLTPSYDKQSAIYAALFDELDNAVEEFDAGAAPKGDILYNGDLDMWKKFANSLRLKMALRISDVDPAAAKAEFESAVADGVLATNDDNAIYHYLGNGVFDNPRYNDFLTRTDNAVSKTIVDKLLALGDPRVTAYADPIAASAGDVYAGMPYGLGNAEAGGYGFDEVSLPHSVYVKAKDSSVPLLTYAQVLFGLAEGASYGWNAGGTAESFYNAAIKASMEQWNVFDQDEYDSYIQQAEVDFDEAKAIQLIGEQKWLALYMQGYEGWAEWRRLGYPELLPAPAAANNSGQIPKRQAYPASESQNNQANYEAAVARQGADNLDTRVWWDVE
- a CDS encoding SusC/RagA family TonB-linked outer membrane protein, coding for MKRILLILTLIFVSGNMAFSQNIVVKGKVTSDSDASSLPGVSVLIKGTTSGTITDAGGNYSIEVPSDATLLFSFIGYETREVSVAGRSVVDIELTSDITELSEVVVTALGVEREKASLAYAVQEVDGDNVTKTGEQNFMGALSGKVAGVQITNPSAASLGGTVNVRIRGANSISGNSQPLYVVDGIPISNANFSNTYNGRDYGNLAQDINPNDIESISVLKGPAASALYGIRGKNGVILITTKKGTGRKGVGIEYNGQVAFDKVAILPEYQNKYAGGYSQELSQVDGQDVIDYNADESWGPEMDGRLVRHWDSWYPGTPEYGKTRPLVPNPDNVKNFFETGVTQSHNIAITGGNDKANFRLSYGFTDINGTVPFSEGKKNNASLNLNSQLTDRLSVEATVSYANNSYQGRPGFGYTGSFSGWTLINVGPNLNMWTQRQLDYDRLRNYKAPDGSIKTWNITSTSNLAPNFWDNIYFMLENASPYDERDRVIGGATLNYKLNDVFSIKGVAKTDFYDQRINNRIPTEAKAQDFYYESSRKGIENNYELLLNFNKSFDKISVSGFAGGNILKQRSLGIVGNTVGGLSAPNWYNLEASIDRPFVDNWEITKEIRSLYASASLGYNDLLYLDLTARNDWSSALPEDDNSYFYPSAGVSFVFSELIDSKFLSFGKVRSSFAQVGNDLNAYEINQTFLPGGAYGSSTSFVVRNDFVDPAIKPSLTEAIEVGAELKFFNNRLGLDVNYYNQINEDDIVRINVSGTSGYERLTTNGGKIVSKGIELALYGTPIQSKDFTWDIAFNLARNRSVVEDIYGDITAYAILERRGASVVLEKGEEWGVIKGTSFKMFDGQRVVRPAGSWYHSGDEDNLEYLTEDNQVIGNVLPDFTGGAVNTFSYKGFDLSLNFDFQKGGNFHSVTKMYGFGAGQLAETAVMNNNGVSVRDRISEGGGFEVSGVLEDGTPVSGYASGAQHTWNMVGATGNWIYDASYIKLREVRLGYSLPAKVLEGLPFTRINMALTVRNAWLIHSNIDGIDPSEITPDASGVSFHEGGGLPGFRTYGFNLRLSL
- a CDS encoding AraC family transcriptional regulator gives rise to the protein MSKRRIYNIITIGKCRDEVKVLPFKVSKTINSSFLIQVDDQPYFYDILHKHPELQLTTILESDGTVLIGDYVGNFKAGDVFLINSNVPHVFKNDKKYYAEAEGLRAFGISIFFEETLFGEKFFKLPETQIVGQFLSKRQSLRLHPKTAEVLIPKITKLQTLNNLSKVIEMLSILEILANAEDSITLTSDITHDYTESQAKRLNDIYQFTMNEFHREITLEEVADVSNMTVPSFCRYFKKRTRKTYIEFLTEMRVSYACKLLQKEDLSITGVCHLSGFNNLSNFNRKFKKITGFTPTVFRRINHNL